GGACGCGGCCGTCCTCGGCTACGAGATGGCGATGCTGGTCAAGAGCGTGCGCCCCTACCTCGTGACCGCTCCCCGGCAGCACGCCGTCGAATCCCCTGCGATGAGGCCTTGAGCGTGGCGACGGCCGGCGACGGGCCTTGGTTGGACGACGCGGCCGGACGTCTGGTGCGCCCCTTCACGGTCAGCAACGGCCGGACCCGGCCCTCCGTCGCACTCGACCTCCTGTCGCAGGTGATGGCCACCGGAGCCACCCCCCTCGGCTACCTCGGACCCGAGCACGCGCAGGCGCTCGACCTGTGCCGCGCGCCCGTCTCGGTCGCCGAGGTCGCCGCCCACCTGAAGCTGCCGGCCGCGGTCACCAAGGTGCTGCTGTCGGACCTCGTCGACTGCGGGGCGCTGACCACCAAGCCACCCGAGTTCCACCACAACCCCACTGACCGGTCTCTTCTGGAGGCAGTGCTCGATGGACTACGACGACAGCTCTGACTACGAGAGCGGCCACGACCCCTTCCCCACCGCACTGAAGATCCTGGTGGCGGGCGGCTTCGGCGTCGGCAAGACGACCTTCGTCGGCGCGGTGAGCGAGATCGCGCCGCTCAGCACGGAGGAGCTGCTCACCACGGTCAGCGCCGCGACCGACGACCTCGAAGGCATCGAGAACAAGGTCGAGACGACCGTGGCGATGGACTTCGGCCGGATCACCCTCGACCCGGAACACGTGCTCTATCTGTTCGGTACGCCCGGACAGGAGCGGTTCTGGTTCATGTGGGACGAACTGTCCGAAGGCGCCCTCGGCGCGGTGATCCTCGCCGACACCCGCCGTCTGGAGGAGTGCTTCGCGGCCGTCGACTTCTTCGAACAGCGCGGCCTCGGCTTCATCGTCGCGATCAACGAGTTCGACGGCTCCTACCGCTACGACCCCGAGGAGGTGCGCGCCGCCATAGACCTCGACCCCGGGATCCCGGTCGTCCGCTGCGACGCGCGGATCTCCAGTTCCGGTGTCCAGACCCTGCTGACCCTCGTCCGCCATCTCATCGCCCACGCCCCGGCACACGTGCCGAGCCATGGTGCCCACATGTGATCCCCGCACACCGCCACGGAGTTCCTCTATGTCATACGTCCCCACGGACGGAGTTCGCCCATGAGCTACGACCCGCCGCGTCCGGCCGGTCGTCTGCTGCTCACGCCCGAGGACAAGGAGGCCCCTCAACGGCGGCGCCGACTGCGGGGGTTGGGCCTCGGCTCACACCCGGACCCGGCACTCGACGCCTTCGCCGACCATCTCGCCGACCTGACCGGGGCGCCGTACGCCATGGTGAACTTCATCGACGAGAACCGGCAGTTCTTCGCCGGACTGCACACTCCGGGCGGGGTGGGACTGCCCCGGCCCGTCACGGGAGGCGAGCACGCCAAGCCCGAGGTGGGACGGCAGTTGGCGCGTGATTACGGTTTCTGCCCCCATGTGGTGGTCAGACGTAAGGCGTTGGTGCTGGAGGACGTCTGCGACTACCCGCGGTTCGCGGGCAATCCGGTCGTCGACGAGTTCGGGATCCGTTCCTATCTGGGGGCGCCGCTCATCGACTCCACGGGGATGGTGCTGGGCACCGTGTGTGTCGTCGACACCGAGCCGCGGCCGTGGGGGAAGCCGGGTCTGGAGACGATCAAGTCGACGGCGGCGGAGCTGGTGGCCCGCCTCGAACTGCTCGGCGGGGGACAGGCGGACAATCGCTAGCCGACCGGTCGTATAGTTGCCGTATGGGCAGGACCAGTGATGCCGGAGAGAAGATCCTCGCCGCCGGGAGGTCGCTCTTCGAGGCGCGCGGTTACTCGGCGCTGGGGGTGGCCGAGATCTGCAAGGCGGCCGGGGTGCCGAAGGGCAGTTTCTACTACTTCTACGCGTCGAAGGAGGCCCTCGCGCTGGCCGTCGTCGACGAGCACTGGGCGGACCAGCGCCGGGAGTGGACGCGCATCCTCAGCGGGGAGACCGGCGGTGCTCAACCGCTGGACCGGCTACGGCAGTTGTTCGAGGAGACCGAGGCCGGACAGCACGCCGTACAGCAGGGCTGCGGCACCGTGCTCGGCTGCCTGTTGGGCAATCTCAGTCTGGAGATGAGCAATCAGACCGAGGCTGTTCGCGCGCGGCTGCAGGAGATCTTCGACGCCCAGGTCGAGATGGTCGCCGCGGTCATCGGCGAGGCACGGGAGCGCGGGGACGTCACCGTCAACGACCCCCGGGAGGCGGCGCGTTCGGTCGTCGCGCAGTTGGAGGGCCAGGTGATGTTCGCGAAGCTCTACAACAACACCGGGCGTCTGAGCCCCCTTTGGGCCAACTGCCTGGCGCTGCTCGGGGCCCGTACCGCCTGATCAGCGACCGGCGGTCCGTACGTCCCGAGCGGGCGCGGAGTGTCGTAGCGCCACCGCCTCACGGCGAGGGAAGCCGGTCCGCAGGACGGCGGCCGTGACGGCCGCGGCGAGGACCACCGCGGCGGCCAGGAGCAGGGCCGGGCGGTAGCCGTCGTGCAGGAGCGGGGCCACGGCGAGGGGGCCGAGGATCTGGCCGACGGAGTAGCCGGCGGTCAACAGGGCCACGGAGCGCGGGAATCGGAGCTCCGCGCCAGTTGCGAGGGCGAGCGTGCTCACGCCGATGAAGGTCGCCCCGAACAGCACCGCCGAGACCAGGGCCGCCGCCACCCCGCCGATCAGCGCGGGCAGCGCGATGCCGACCGCCTGGATCGCCAGTGCCACGCAGAGCAGCCCGGGCCGCGACCAACGGCGCCCGAGCCGTGCCCACAGTGCGGAGGACGGTACGGCGGCCATGCCCACGAGCACCCATGCGCCGCTGCCGATCCAGCCAGGGGAGCGCTGTCCGATCGCGGCGACCAGGAAGGTACCGGCGACGATGTAGCCGACGCCCTCCAGGGTGTAGCTCACGAACAGGGCGCCGAACCATGGGTCAACCACCGTGTCACGGGCGCCAGTCGAGGGTGCGGGCGGGATCTCGGGCCGTAGGTTCCACGCGGCGGTCGCGAGTGCTGCGGCGAGTGCGGCCGAGGACCACCACGCGACCTGCCAGTCCGCGACGGAGCGCAGAGCGAGGACCAGCAGGCCGGAGAGCGCGATGCCCGCGCCCACCCCACCGAAGCCCCAACCGGGCATGTGTGCAGGGTGGTTGCGCAGATGGCCGAGGAGTGAGCTGACCGCGACCACGAAGATCAGCGCGCTTGCCACCCCTGCCAGTAGTCGCAGCGCGATCCATGTCGTGGTGCTGTGCGTGGCGGGCATCGCGGCCAGTGTGCCGGTCAGCACGACGAACGAGCCGCGCAGGACCGCGCGGGAGCGGACCAGCGCGGGGATCAGGGTGCCGGCGAGGGCGCCGAGGAGGTAGCCGACGTAGTTGGCGGTGGCCAGGTGGGCGCCGGCGGTGGTGGAGAGCCCCGCCTGGGTGTGCATCAGCGGGAGGATCGGCGTATAGACGAAGCGGCCGACGCCCATGCCCGCCGCGAGGGCCGCGGCGACCCGCGTGACGTGCGTCCAGGGGGAGAGCAGGGGGCCCTCCGCCCGGGGTGCGGGGACCTGGGCGGATGGGCTCATGGTGGTGAAATCCCTTGCGGGCGGGGTGAGTTACGCCGCATGGCCCGGGTCGTTCGGGTGCGGTTCGAGCGGGGTGACGGTGAAGGTCATCCACGCGTGCAGGGGCAGGGTGCCGAGCACCTTCGTGTGGAGTTCCTCCTCGTCGGCGGCGCGCCAGACGCCGACGCTGCGCAGCTCGCCGACCGGACGCCACAGTCGGGCCAGCTGGCCGGTCGCGGCCAGTTCGCGGGCGCGGACGGCCTCGGCGGCGCGGCGCCGGTCGACCTCCTCCTGGGCGGTGCCCTCGGGGATCGTGGTGGTGATCTCGACCAGGAACTCTCGCAGCATGATCTCGCTCCGTTCGGGCCCGCACGGCAGGGTGCCGGGTCTCTGTGCCTTCATCGTGGCCCGTGACGGGCCCGGGCGCCACGACAGGCTCGCTCCCTGCTGAGAGGCCCGGCTTCCCAGCCCGCGTAGCATGACGGACGTGGAGCTGCGCCAACTGAGGTACTTCGTCGCCGTCGCCGAGGAGCTGAACTTCGGCCGGGCCGCCGACCGCCTCCTGATCGCCGGTCCGTCCCTCTCTCAGCAGATCAAGGCCCTCGAACGCGATCTGGGCGTACGGCTCTTCGACCGCGACCGCCGCTCGGTCTCCCTCACCCCGGCCGGCGCCGCGCTGCTCCCGCACACCCGCGCCCTGCTGGAGCGCGCCGACGACCTCAGGCGCCGGGCCGGGCGGCTCGCGGGCTCGGAGGCGGTGCGGCTCGGCTATGTCAACTGGCTTCCCGCGGACCTGACTTCGCGTACCGCCGGGGTCGCCCAGGTGCACGTCGACGCGTGGGTCGCGCCCTCGCACACGCAGGCCGCCCGGGTCGCGGACGGCAGCCTGGACCTCGCCGTGTGCTGGGTACGGGACGAGGACCTGAAGCGGCACGGACTGCGGGCCCGGCTGCTCGGCGCGGACCGGCTGTACGCGGTGTCCCCGGGCACCGACACCGGGGACGTGCGGGCCCGGGACACCACCGTGCTCCTCGACGACGACACCAATTCCTGGTCGTCCTGGAACGTCTACGCCGAGCAGCTCGCGCAGGACACCGGGGCACAGGCCGTGGCCATTTCCGACGGTGGGATCACCGGCCCGGCGTTCTTCGACCACGTGCGCCGCAGTCGCCGTCCGGTCGTCAACTCGCCCAAGGGGCAGACCACTTCACTGCCGTCCGACCTGGTGCGCCGCGAGATCGTCGGGCCGGCCGTCCACTGGACCTGGTCGCTGGTGTGGCGCGAGGGCGAGACGCGGACGTCGGTGCTCGCGGCCGTGGACGCGCTCTGTGACGGTGTCGGCGACCTGGGGCTGCGTGCCCCCGACGCCTGGCTGCCCGAGGGCGACCCGCACCGCTGACGTGGAGTGGGAGGCAGGGCCTCCCAGCAGCGAGGATTCCGGTCCTGGGAAAAGCGCCTCTGACCTTTGCTTTCACTTCCCGGGGTCGCCTACTTTCTCCTATAGGCGACCGGTCGGCTAGTAAGAATCGTCGACC
The nucleotide sequence above comes from Streptomyces sp. N50. Encoded proteins:
- a CDS encoding TetR/AcrR family transcriptional regulator, translating into MGRTSDAGEKILAAGRSLFEARGYSALGVAEICKAAGVPKGSFYYFYASKEALALAVVDEHWADQRREWTRILSGETGGAQPLDRLRQLFEETEAGQHAVQQGCGTVLGCLLGNLSLEMSNQTEAVRARLQEIFDAQVEMVAAVIGEARERGDVTVNDPREAARSVVAQLEGQVMFAKLYNNTGRLSPLWANCLALLGARTA
- a CDS encoding GAF domain-containing protein → MSYDPPRPAGRLLLTPEDKEAPQRRRRLRGLGLGSHPDPALDAFADHLADLTGAPYAMVNFIDENRQFFAGLHTPGGVGLPRPVTGGEHAKPEVGRQLARDYGFCPHVVVRRKALVLEDVCDYPRFAGNPVVDEFGIRSYLGAPLIDSTGMVLGTVCVVDTEPRPWGKPGLETIKSTAAELVARLELLGGGQADNR
- a CDS encoding muconolactone Delta-isomerase family protein, coding for MREFLVEITTTIPEGTAQEEVDRRRAAEAVRARELAATGQLARLWRPVGELRSVGVWRAADEEELHTKVLGTLPLHAWMTFTVTPLEPHPNDPGHAA
- a CDS encoding DUF742 domain-containing protein, whose product is MATAGDGPWLDDAAGRLVRPFTVSNGRTRPSVALDLLSQVMATGATPLGYLGPEHAQALDLCRAPVSVAEVAAHLKLPAAVTKVLLSDLVDCGALTTKPPEFHHNPTDRSLLEAVLDGLRRQL
- a CDS encoding LysR family transcriptional regulator, with the protein product MTDVELRQLRYFVAVAEELNFGRAADRLLIAGPSLSQQIKALERDLGVRLFDRDRRSVSLTPAGAALLPHTRALLERADDLRRRAGRLAGSEAVRLGYVNWLPADLTSRTAGVAQVHVDAWVAPSHTQAARVADGSLDLAVCWVRDEDLKRHGLRARLLGADRLYAVSPGTDTGDVRARDTTVLLDDDTNSWSSWNVYAEQLAQDTGAQAVAISDGGITGPAFFDHVRRSRRPVVNSPKGQTTSLPSDLVRREIVGPAVHWTWSLVWREGETRTSVLAAVDALCDGVGDLGLRAPDAWLPEGDPHR
- a CDS encoding YbfB/YjiJ family MFS transporter; the encoded protein is MSPSAQVPAPRAEGPLLSPWTHVTRVAAALAAGMGVGRFVYTPILPLMHTQAGLSTTAGAHLATANYVGYLLGALAGTLIPALVRSRAVLRGSFVVLTGTLAAMPATHSTTTWIALRLLAGVASALIFVVAVSSLLGHLRNHPAHMPGWGFGGVGAGIALSGLLVLALRSVADWQVAWWSSAALAAALATAAWNLRPEIPPAPSTGARDTVVDPWFGALFVSYTLEGVGYIVAGTFLVAAIGQRSPGWIGSGAWVLVGMAAVPSSALWARLGRRWSRPGLLCVALAIQAVGIALPALIGGVAAALVSAVLFGATFIGVSTLALATGAELRFPRSVALLTAGYSVGQILGPLAVAPLLHDGYRPALLLAAAVVLAAAVTAAVLRTGFPRREAVALRHSAPARDVRTAGR
- a CDS encoding GTP-binding protein, whose product is MDYDDSSDYESGHDPFPTALKILVAGGFGVGKTTFVGAVSEIAPLSTEELLTTVSAATDDLEGIENKVETTVAMDFGRITLDPEHVLYLFGTPGQERFWFMWDELSEGALGAVILADTRRLEECFAAVDFFEQRGLGFIVAINEFDGSYRYDPEEVRAAIDLDPGIPVVRCDARISSSGVQTLLTLVRHLIAHAPAHVPSHGAHM